The Lycium ferocissimum isolate CSIRO_LF1 chromosome 10, AGI_CSIRO_Lferr_CH_V1, whole genome shotgun sequence genome window below encodes:
- the LOC132034384 gene encoding peroxisomal fatty acid beta-oxidation multifunctional protein MFP2, with protein MKSKGRAIIEIGADGIAVITIINPPVNSLSLDVLYSLKETVEEALRRDDVKAIVLTGYHGKFSGGFDISSFADLQQGKVAQPKPGYISVDMLTDTVEVSRKPLVAAIDGHALGGGLEIAMCCHARISTPNAQLGLPELQLGIIPGFGGTQRLPRLVGLAKSLEMLLTAKSVKGEEALDLGLVDAIVSPNQLLDTARKWALDIWERKRPWNVASLHRTDKMESLDEAKEILKLARAQALRIAPNLYHPLAYIDVIEEGIVSGPRAGLIKEYETFEVLVRSDTCKALLHLFFAQRGTMKVPGVTDLGLVPRHIKKIAILGGGLMGSGIATALLLSNYPVILKEVNDKFLEAGIEKIKENLQSRVNKGRLSQEKFEKALSLLKGTLDYESFRDVDMVIEAVTEDLSLKQQIFMDLEKYCPPHCILASNTSTIDLNLIGEKTKSQDRIIGAHFFSPAHVMPLLEIVRTQKTSPQVIVDLLDVGKKIKKTPVVVRNCTAFAVNGMFFPCIQAALLLVEHGADLYCIDRAFTKFGMPMGPFRMCGLIGIGVAMATEAQFALSMPDRIYKSMLIPLMQQDKRLGETTRKGFYIYDEGSKAKPDPEIKKCIEKAREISGVSIDPKLAKLSDKDIVEMISFPLVNEACRLLAEGISVKAADLDIASVMGIGFPPYRGGIIYWADTLGSKYICSRLDEWARMYGNFFKPCDYLAEKAAKGVPLVSTRGFIVLFF; from the exons TTTTGTACAGCTTGAAAGAGACAGTTGAGGAAGCCTTAAGGAGAGATGATGTGAAGGCAATTGTTCTAACAG GTTATCATGGCAAGTTCTCTGGTGGGTTTGATATCTCTTCCTTTGCTGACTTACAACAAGGAAAAG TGGCCCAACCAAAACCTGGTTATATATCTGTGGATATGCTCACTGACACAGTCGAAG TTTCGAGAAAACCTTTAGTGGCGGCCATAGATGGTCATGCTTTGGGTGGAGGACTAGAAATTGCAATG TGTTGTCATGCACGGATTTCCACTCCAAATGCACAACTTGGATTGCCAGAACTTCAACTTGGTATAATTCCTGGATTTGGAG GTACTCAGAGGCTTCCACGCCTCGTGGGACTTGCTAAGTCCCTAGAAATGTTGCTA ACAGCAAAATCTGTTAAAGGGGAAGAAGCTCTTGATCTTGGCCTTGTTGATGCTATAGTTTCACCAAACCAATTACTGGATACTGCTCGTAAATGGGCACTTGATATTTGGGAGCGCAAAAGACCTTGGAATGTTGCCAGTCTTCACAGAACTGACAAGATGGAGTCTCTTGATGAGGCAAAAGAAATACTAAAGTTGGCTAGAGCTCAAGCCCTTAGAATAGCTCCAAATCTCTATCATCCCTTAGCATACATTGATGTTATTGAAGAGGGTATAGTATCTGGTCCACGTGCTGGACTTATTAAG GAGTATGAAACGTTCGAAGTTCTTGTGCGTTCAGACACTTGCAAGGCCTTACTCCACCTTTTCTTTGCCCAGCGTGGAACCATGAAG GTTCCGGGGGTGACTGATTTGGGGTTAGTGCCACGACACATTAAGAAGATTGCAATTCTTGGAGGAGGACTAATGGGTTCTGGAATTGCAACTGCATTGCTCCTTAGCAACTATCCTGTGATCCTGAAAGAAGTTAATGACAAATTCCTAGAGGCTGGGATTGAGAAAATAAAAG AAAATCTGCAAAGCCGCGTCAATAAAGGAAGATTGAGTCAAGAGAAGTTTGAAAAAGCTCTCTCCCTACTCAAGGGTACTCTTGATTACGAGAGCTTCAGAGATGTTGACATGGTCATTGAG GCAGTCACAGAGGACTTATCTTTGAAGCAGCAAATATTTATGGATCTAGAGAAGTACTGCCCTCCACATTGTATACTTGCAAGTAATACCTCTACAATTGATTTGAATTTGATTGGGGAGAAGACCAAATCTCAAGATCGTATTATTGGAGCTCACTTTTTCAG TCCGGCTCATGTGATGCCACTTCTGGAAATTGTTCGCACCCAAAAGACATCTCCACAAGTAATTGTAGACTTGCttgatgttggaaagaagaTAAAGAAAACCCCAGTAGTAGTAAGGAATTGCACTGCTTTTGCTGTCAACGGGATGTTCTTTCCTTGCATCCAAGCTGCTCTTTTGCTTGTTGAACATGGAGCTGACTTATACTGCATAGATAGAGCCTTTACTAAATTTGGTATGCCTATGGGTCCCTTCAG AATGTGTGGTCTTATTGGTATTGGTGTTGCAATGGCTACTGAAGCTCAATTTGCATTGAGTATGCCCGACAGAATTTACAAGTCAATGCTTATTCCACTCATGCAACAAGATAAAAGA CTGGGCGAAACGACTCGAAAAGGGTTCTACATATACGACGAAGGAAGCAAAGCCAAGCCTGATCCAGAAATTAAGAAGTGCATTGAGAAGGCAAGAGAAATTTCTGGTGTCAGCATTGATCCTAAG CTGGCAAAACTCTCGGACAAGGACATCGTCGAAATGATCTCATTCCCTCTGGTTAATGAAGCATGCAGATTACTTGCTGAAGGCATTTCTGTCAAAGCTGCTGATCTTGACATTGCTTCTGTCATGGGCATAGGGTTTCCCCCTTACAG GGGAGGGATCATATACTGGGCAGATACTCTTGGATCCAAATACATTTGTTCAAGATTGGATGAGTGGGCAAGAATGTATGGAAACTTTTTCAAACCTTGTGACTACCTAGCTGAAAAAGCTGCCAAGGGTGTTCCTCTGGTGAGTACAAGGGgattcattgtattatttttctaa